A window from Limanda limanda chromosome 14, fLimLim1.1, whole genome shotgun sequence encodes these proteins:
- the tmem248 gene encoding transmembrane protein 248 isoform X1 — protein sequence MVYLLNSIENLRSHINNRPPLVIFMISVSAVAIAFLTIGYFFKIKEIKSPELTEDWNTFLLRYNELDVCVSENETIKHGLNESTTPDSLVVTSGQARSSTQTPLPLDDSGAINISVPITLTLDPQRPFGGYSRNITHLYATVLGQQVGLSGREAHEEINITFTLPVSWNSDDCVLHGHCEQVVFSTCMTITAASNIFPVTVQPPHCVPETYANATSWYKVFTTVRDSDTKYSQDYNPFWCYKGAIGKVYHALNPKLTVIVPDDDRSLINLHLMHTSYFLFVMVITMFCYAVIKGRPGKVRQTSPDFCPEKVQQTPAELNDVHRWRCQTVKMM from the exons ATG GTGTACCTGTTGAATTCTATAGAGAACCTAAGGAGCCACATCAACAACCGTCCTCCACTGGTCATTTTTATGATCAGTGTCAGTGCGGTGGCCATCGCCTTCCTGACCATCGGGTATTTCTTCAAGATTAAAGAGATAAAGTCTCCGGAGCTGACAGAG GACTGGAACACCTTCCTGCTGCGCTACAACGAGCTGGACGTGTGCGTGTCGGAGAACGAGACGATAAAGCATGGCCTGAACGAGTCCACCACACCGGACAGCCTGGTTGTGACCAGTGGCCAGGCTCGCTCCAGCACCCAGACCCCCCTCCCGCTGGACGACTCGGGCGCCATCAACATCTCTGTCCCCATCACGCTCACGCTGGACCCGCAGCGCCCGTTCGGAGGCTACTCGCGCAACATCACCCACCTGTACGCCACCGTGCTGGGGCAGCAGGTCGGGCTCTCTG gcCGGGAAGCccatgaagaaataaacatcacCTTCACCCTGCCTGTATCCTGGAACTCGGACGACTGTGTGCTGCACGGACACTGCGAGCAGGTGGTGTTCAGCACTTGCATGACCATCACAGCGGCCAGCAACATCTTCCCAGTCACAGT GCAGCCGCCCCACTGCGTGCCGGAGACGTACGCCAACGCCACCTCCTGGTACAAGGTGTTCACCACAGTCCGTGACTCAGACACCAAGTACAGTCAGGACTACAACCCCTTCTGGTGTTATAAAGGAGCCATCGGCAAGGTGTACCACGCTCTCAACCCAAAGCTCACCGTCATCGTTCCAGAT GATGACCGCTCTCTCATCAACCTGCACCTGATGCACACTagctacttcctgtttgtcatGGTCATCACCATGTTCTGCTATGCAGTCATCAAGGGGCGGCCGGGCAAAGTACGACAGACCAGCCCTGACTTCTGCCCCGAGAAGGTACAACAGACACCAGCCGAGCTAAATGACGTGCACAG GTGGCGCTGTCAGACTGTTAAAATGATGTGA
- the tmem248 gene encoding transmembrane protein 248 isoform X2 yields MVYLLNSIENLRSHINNRPPLVIFMISVSAVAIAFLTIGYFFKIKEIKSPELTEDWNTFLLRYNELDVCVSENETIKHGLNESTTPDSLVVTSGQARSSTQTPLPLDDSGAINISVPITLTLDPQRPFGGYSRNITHLYATVLGQQVGLSGREAHEEINITFTLPVSWNSDDCVLHGHCEQVVFSTCMTITAASNIFPVTVQPPHCVPETYANATSWYKVFTTVRDSDTKYSQDYNPFWCYKGAIGKVYHALNPKLTVIVPDDDRSLINLHLMHTSYFLFVMVITMFCYAVIKGRPGKVRQTSPDFCPEKVALSDC; encoded by the exons ATG GTGTACCTGTTGAATTCTATAGAGAACCTAAGGAGCCACATCAACAACCGTCCTCCACTGGTCATTTTTATGATCAGTGTCAGTGCGGTGGCCATCGCCTTCCTGACCATCGGGTATTTCTTCAAGATTAAAGAGATAAAGTCTCCGGAGCTGACAGAG GACTGGAACACCTTCCTGCTGCGCTACAACGAGCTGGACGTGTGCGTGTCGGAGAACGAGACGATAAAGCATGGCCTGAACGAGTCCACCACACCGGACAGCCTGGTTGTGACCAGTGGCCAGGCTCGCTCCAGCACCCAGACCCCCCTCCCGCTGGACGACTCGGGCGCCATCAACATCTCTGTCCCCATCACGCTCACGCTGGACCCGCAGCGCCCGTTCGGAGGCTACTCGCGCAACATCACCCACCTGTACGCCACCGTGCTGGGGCAGCAGGTCGGGCTCTCTG gcCGGGAAGCccatgaagaaataaacatcacCTTCACCCTGCCTGTATCCTGGAACTCGGACGACTGTGTGCTGCACGGACACTGCGAGCAGGTGGTGTTCAGCACTTGCATGACCATCACAGCGGCCAGCAACATCTTCCCAGTCACAGT GCAGCCGCCCCACTGCGTGCCGGAGACGTACGCCAACGCCACCTCCTGGTACAAGGTGTTCACCACAGTCCGTGACTCAGACACCAAGTACAGTCAGGACTACAACCCCTTCTGGTGTTATAAAGGAGCCATCGGCAAGGTGTACCACGCTCTCAACCCAAAGCTCACCGTCATCGTTCCAGAT GATGACCGCTCTCTCATCAACCTGCACCTGATGCACACTagctacttcctgtttgtcatGGTCATCACCATGTTCTGCTATGCAGTCATCAAGGGGCGGCCGGGCAAAGTACGACAGACCAGCCCTGACTTCTGCCCCGAGAAG GTGGCGCTGTCAGACTGTTAA